The following proteins come from a genomic window of Sphaerisporangium rubeum:
- a CDS encoding MmcQ/YjbR family DNA-binding protein has product MRDDDVLARVREICLALPEAVEKPFGGHTAPSFRVRDKLFVMTSEDGATMTFKAAPGIQEALVSSAPDRYFVPAYVGAKGWVGARLDTGQDWPELAELIEDSYRLIAPKRLSARLDTPGDR; this is encoded by the coding sequence ATGCGCGACGACGACGTCCTGGCACGCGTACGAGAGATCTGCCTGGCCCTCCCGGAGGCCGTGGAGAAGCCCTTCGGCGGCCACACCGCCCCGTCGTTCCGCGTCCGCGACAAACTGTTCGTGATGACCAGTGAGGACGGCGCCACCATGACCTTCAAGGCCGCCCCCGGCATCCAGGAGGCCCTGGTCTCCTCCGCTCCGGACCGCTACTTCGTCCCCGCGTACGTCGGCGCCAAAGGCTGGGTCGGCGCTCGCCTCGACACCGGCCAGGACTGGCCGGAGCTCGCCGAGCTCATCGAGGACAGCTACCGCCTCATCGCCCCCAAACGCCTGTCCGCGCGGCTGGACACCCCCGGCGACCGCTGA
- a CDS encoding FAD-dependent oxidoreductase produces the protein MRRPDVLVIGAGVIGLTTAVCLAERGRRVVVRAAEPPLETTSAVALAVLMGPSLAPPDEADAWPPIETTTRWHREGVAAFAALAERPGTGVSVMAGRWVSHREQDVSWAGGLPGFRPCSPEEHAGFAEAFWLSTPVVDMPRYLGYLTDRLAAAGGELEIGRIESLAEAAALAPVVVDCAGAQAAHLVPDPDVHPVRGQHVVVENPGLDTYFFQFSRAKAMTMFMPHGPRLVLGGTAGRDDWSRTPDPVQTEEIIARCAAVEPRIATARVLSVEVGFRASRAAIRLEEELIGGSRVIHNYGHSGAAVAFSWPCAEAVAGMVPLAARV, from the coding sequence GTGCGGCGTCCTGATGTGCTGGTCATCGGTGCCGGGGTGATCGGCCTGACCACCGCGGTGTGCCTGGCGGAGCGGGGACGGCGGGTGGTGGTGCGCGCGGCGGAGCCGCCGCTGGAGACGACGTCGGCGGTGGCGCTCGCGGTGCTCATGGGGCCGTCGCTGGCGCCGCCGGACGAGGCGGACGCCTGGCCGCCGATCGAGACCACGACGCGGTGGCACCGTGAAGGGGTGGCGGCGTTCGCCGCGCTCGCGGAGCGGCCGGGGACCGGGGTGTCGGTCATGGCGGGCCGGTGGGTGAGCCACCGCGAGCAGGACGTGTCGTGGGCCGGAGGCCTGCCGGGGTTCCGGCCGTGTTCGCCGGAGGAGCACGCGGGGTTCGCCGAGGCGTTCTGGCTGTCGACGCCGGTCGTGGACATGCCGCGTTACCTCGGGTACCTCACCGACCGGCTGGCCGCCGCCGGGGGTGAGCTGGAGATCGGCAGGATTGAGTCACTGGCCGAGGCGGCGGCGCTGGCGCCGGTGGTGGTCGACTGCGCGGGTGCGCAGGCGGCTCATCTGGTGCCGGATCCCGATGTGCACCCGGTGCGGGGACAGCACGTGGTGGTGGAGAATCCCGGTCTCGACACGTACTTCTTCCAGTTCAGCCGGGCCAAGGCGATGACGATGTTCATGCCGCACGGCCCGCGCCTGGTCCTCGGCGGCACCGCGGGCCGCGACGACTGGTCGCGCACCCCTGACCCGGTGCAGACCGAGGAGATCATCGCTCGCTGCGCCGCCGTCGAGCCCCGGATCGCGACGGCCCGGGTCCTGTCGGTCGAGGTGGGGTTCCGTGCCTCCCGCGCCGCGATCCGGCTGGAGGAGGAGCTCATCGGCGGGTCGCGGGTGATCCACAATTACGGCCACAGCGGCGCGGCCGTCGCGTTCTCCTGGCCCTGCGCCGAGGCCGTGGCCGGCATGGTCCCGCTGGCCGCGCGCGTCTGA
- a CDS encoding ACT domain-containing protein, giving the protein MLLRLRITLPDRPGSLGQVTRVLGVAGADIIQLTVLERGEGRAVDDLTVHWPDSATRQTLADALEAVPGISVEGVWATREAPGTYPELEVLKYITTAGDRALATLIDSLPVLFSADWAAVATERPPRTVAHKSWRAPEEITFPAVTPPRPQAMTMDDGLHVIAAPLPPLALTFVLARADGPPFHRIEVHRLTRILEIFLTLPALERSVSRTFRGSRTG; this is encoded by the coding sequence ATGCTCCTGCGCCTGCGAATCACCCTCCCGGACCGGCCGGGGTCGCTCGGCCAGGTCACCCGCGTGCTCGGCGTCGCCGGCGCCGACATCATCCAGCTCACCGTGCTGGAACGCGGTGAGGGCCGCGCCGTCGACGACCTCACCGTCCACTGGCCCGACTCCGCCACCCGCCAGACCCTCGCCGACGCGCTGGAGGCCGTCCCCGGCATCAGCGTCGAAGGCGTCTGGGCCACCCGCGAGGCCCCCGGCACCTATCCCGAGCTCGAAGTCCTGAAATACATCACCACCGCCGGAGACCGCGCGCTCGCCACCCTGATCGACTCCCTGCCGGTCCTGTTCAGCGCCGACTGGGCCGCCGTCGCCACCGAACGGCCTCCGCGCACCGTCGCGCACAAGAGCTGGCGGGCCCCCGAGGAGATCACCTTCCCCGCCGTGACCCCGCCGCGTCCCCAGGCCATGACCATGGACGACGGCCTCCACGTCATCGCCGCACCTCTCCCCCCGCTGGCCCTGACCTTCGTGCTGGCCCGCGCCGACGGCCCGCCGTTCCACCGCATCGAGGTCCACCGCCTGACCAGGATCCTGGAGATCTTCCTCACCCTCCCCGCCTTGGAGCGCAGCGTCTCGCGCACCTTCCGAGGCTCCAGAACCGGCTAG
- a CDS encoding universal stress protein, with translation MSPPEYVVVGMDDTPHAIAALRRAGEEARERRARLDVVRVGKEDEVVTEAARRALDELVASVLGPADPVAARCLIASGRPGDVLTRHAAEAELLVIGAGYGGRPLDGSTVTSVLSGAPCPVLVCTAPDLPGRMSYTIRFLTPAPAPA, from the coding sequence ATGTCTCCACCTGAATACGTCGTCGTGGGGATGGACGACACACCGCACGCCATCGCGGCGCTGCGCAGGGCCGGCGAGGAGGCACGGGAACGGCGGGCCCGGCTCGACGTCGTGCGGGTCGGCAAGGAGGACGAGGTCGTCACCGAGGCGGCGCGCAGAGCACTGGACGAGCTGGTGGCGTCGGTGCTGGGCCCGGCGGATCCGGTCGCGGCGCGCTGCCTGATCGCGTCCGGCCGGCCGGGGGACGTGCTCACCCGGCACGCGGCGGAGGCCGAACTGCTGGTGATCGGCGCCGGCTACGGCGGACGGCCGCTGGACGGCTCGACGGTCACGTCCGTGCTGAGCGGCGCGCCGTGTCCGGTGCTGGTCTGCACGGCGCCGGACCTGCCAGGCAGGATGTCCTACACCATACGGTTCCTCACCCCGGCACCCGCACCGGCGTGA
- a CDS encoding acyltransferase, with translation MPSGGETGRVTAGRLAWLDALRGLGAMAVFGEHMIPWVVPSVRSYQFSLGIYGVLVFFLVSGYIIPTSLRRHDDPGAFWIGRLSRLYPLYLAVCALVLAVAPWVPPRPTVVADPSAVPAHATMLLDVLGVGGLADTMWTLSYEMVFYLLVTALYVVPSRAGRSYRAPAVPLALGAVAAGLLLAGPPLSGTWLPWVAGAVFAAGLACLVAGRYTVAAAGALGLTALGLLVLSSRVPWFGLAVVAVMFAGTAIRRWEDGEGTLWPVAATAALVVLAPVTAVQVGWWWVRPDVWILTIALAAATFAGGMALRGRRLPRALVWLGAVSYSVYLLHHPLLKYFVELTGDLRAAPLHIQLTMAALFTTAVLLAATVTHRLVERPGQALGRRLIARRRATRPAPSEPATETA, from the coding sequence GTGCCGAGCGGTGGGGAGACGGGACGGGTGACGGCGGGACGGCTGGCGTGGCTGGACGCGTTGCGCGGCCTCGGGGCCATGGCGGTGTTCGGCGAGCACATGATCCCGTGGGTGGTCCCCTCCGTGCGCTCCTACCAGTTCAGCCTCGGCATCTACGGCGTGCTGGTGTTCTTCCTGGTGAGCGGCTACATCATCCCGACGTCCCTGCGGCGGCACGACGACCCCGGCGCCTTCTGGATCGGCCGGCTGTCCCGGCTGTACCCGCTGTACCTCGCGGTCTGCGCACTGGTGCTCGCCGTCGCGCCGTGGGTGCCGCCACGTCCCACCGTGGTGGCCGACCCGTCCGCGGTGCCGGCGCACGCCACGATGCTGCTCGACGTCCTCGGGGTCGGCGGTCTCGCTGACACCATGTGGACGCTGTCGTACGAGATGGTGTTCTACCTGCTGGTCACCGCCTTGTACGTCGTCCCGTCCCGCGCGGGCCGGTCGTACCGCGCGCCTGCCGTGCCGCTGGCCCTCGGCGCCGTGGCCGCGGGTCTGCTGCTGGCCGGGCCGCCGCTGTCCGGCACGTGGCTGCCGTGGGTGGCAGGCGCGGTGTTCGCCGCCGGGCTGGCCTGCCTGGTCGCGGGCCGGTACACGGTCGCGGCGGCCGGCGCGCTCGGCCTGACGGCACTGGGTTTGCTCGTGCTGAGCAGCCGCGTGCCGTGGTTCGGGCTCGCCGTGGTCGCCGTGATGTTCGCCGGCACCGCGATCCGCCGCTGGGAGGACGGCGAGGGGACGCTGTGGCCGGTCGCCGCGACCGCCGCGCTCGTGGTGCTGGCCCCGGTGACGGCCGTGCAGGTGGGCTGGTGGTGGGTGCGGCCGGACGTCTGGATCCTCACGATCGCGCTCGCGGCGGCGACGTTCGCCGGTGGCATGGCGCTGCGGGGCCGCCGCCTGCCGCGTGCGCTGGTGTGGCTCGGCGCGGTCAGCTACTCGGTCTACCTGCTGCACCACCCGCTGCTGAAGTACTTCGTCGAGCTCACCGGCGACCTGCGCGCCGCACCCCTGCACATCCAGCTCACCATGGCGGCCCTGTTCACCACGGCCGTCCTGCTGGCCGCCACCGTCACCCACCGCCTCGTCGAACGTCCCGGCCAGGCCCTCGGCCGCCGCCTGATCGCCCGCCGCCGCGCCACCCGCCCCGCGCCGTCCGAGCCGGCCACCGAGACCGCCTGA
- a CDS encoding DUF3516 domain-containing protein produces the protein MSLLENLPETPDPDALFEAFTEWNAGRGLTLYPAQEEALIEVVSGNNVILATPTGSGKSLVAAGAHFAALAAGRRTFYTAPIKALVSEKFFDLCAVFGTENVGMMTGDAAVNATAPIICCTAEILAYIALRDGARADVGQVVMDEFHFYAEPDRGWAWQVPLLELPQAQFVLMSATLGDVTRFEADLTRRTGRETAVVRSATRPVPLYYSYRVTPLHETLEELLSTGSAPVYVVHFTQAAAMERAQALMSVNMSTKAEKEAIAALIGHFRFTTKFGKALSRLVRHGIGVHHAGMLPKYRRLVERLAQAGLLKVICGTDTLGVGVNVPIRTVLFTALSKYDGNRVRLLRAREFHQIAGRAGRAGFDTLGYVVCQAPDHVVENEKALAKAGDDPKKRRRVVRKKAPEGFVAWSEETFERLQKAEPEQLTSRFKVSNAMLLAVINRPGDCYAAMKQLLTDNHEDRRAQRRHISHAIAIYRSLLAGGVVETLREPDEQGRRARLTVDLQEDFALNQALSTFALASFELLDAGSPTYPLDVVSIVESTLDDPRQILHSQLNKARGEAVAQMKADGVEYEERMELLTEVTYPMPLQELLFGAYETYRRGHPWVGDHAVSPKSVVRDMYERAMTFGEYVQYYELARSEGAVLRYLADAYRTLSRTVPDHMKTEELHDLIEWLGELVRQVDSSLLDEWEKLQNPADEALDRPEEETTRPVTANRRAFRVLVRNAMFRLVELAARERYDDLEAAADIDWEEPLAAYFEEHDEIRTGPDARGPALLMIEEDEHLWNVRQIIDDPAGHHDWAITAQVDLAASDEEGQAVIHVTGLSRL, from the coding sequence GTGAGCCTCCTGGAGAACCTTCCCGAGACCCCGGACCCCGACGCGCTGTTCGAGGCGTTCACCGAGTGGAACGCCGGACGCGGCCTGACGCTGTACCCGGCGCAGGAGGAGGCGCTGATCGAGGTCGTCTCCGGCAACAACGTGATCCTCGCGACGCCGACCGGGTCCGGCAAGAGCCTGGTCGCGGCGGGGGCCCACTTCGCGGCGCTCGCCGCCGGGAGGCGCACGTTCTACACCGCGCCGATCAAGGCGCTGGTGTCGGAGAAGTTCTTCGATCTGTGCGCGGTGTTCGGCACCGAGAACGTCGGCATGATGACCGGCGACGCGGCGGTCAACGCGACCGCGCCGATCATCTGCTGCACGGCCGAGATCCTCGCCTACATCGCGCTGCGCGACGGCGCGCGGGCCGACGTGGGTCAGGTCGTGATGGACGAGTTCCACTTCTACGCCGAGCCGGACCGCGGCTGGGCCTGGCAGGTGCCGCTCCTTGAGCTGCCGCAGGCGCAGTTCGTCCTGATGTCGGCGACTCTCGGGGACGTGACGCGGTTCGAGGCCGACCTGACGCGGCGCACCGGCCGCGAGACGGCGGTGGTCCGCTCGGCGACCCGGCCGGTGCCGCTGTACTACAGCTACCGTGTCACGCCGCTGCACGAGACGCTGGAGGAGCTGCTGTCCACCGGGTCCGCGCCGGTGTACGTCGTGCACTTCACGCAGGCGGCGGCCATGGAGCGCGCGCAGGCACTGATGAGCGTCAACATGTCGACCAAGGCCGAGAAGGAAGCCATCGCGGCGCTGATCGGCCACTTCCGGTTCACCACCAAGTTCGGCAAGGCGCTGTCGCGGCTGGTGCGGCACGGCATCGGGGTGCACCACGCCGGCATGCTGCCGAAGTACCGGCGGCTGGTGGAGCGGCTGGCGCAGGCCGGGCTGCTCAAGGTCATCTGTGGCACCGACACGCTCGGCGTCGGGGTGAACGTCCCGATCCGCACCGTGCTGTTCACCGCGCTCAGCAAGTACGACGGCAACCGCGTGCGGCTGCTGCGGGCCCGCGAGTTCCACCAGATCGCCGGCCGCGCCGGCCGCGCCGGGTTCGACACCCTCGGGTACGTCGTGTGCCAGGCCCCCGACCACGTCGTGGAGAACGAGAAGGCGCTGGCCAAGGCCGGGGACGATCCCAAGAAGCGGCGGCGGGTGGTGCGCAAGAAGGCGCCTGAGGGGTTCGTGGCGTGGAGCGAGGAGACGTTCGAGCGGCTGCAGAAGGCCGAGCCCGAGCAGCTGACGTCCCGGTTCAAGGTCAGCAACGCCATGCTGCTCGCGGTGATCAACCGGCCGGGTGACTGCTACGCGGCGATGAAGCAGCTGCTCACCGACAACCACGAGGACCGCAGGGCCCAGCGCCGCCACATCAGCCACGCCATCGCGATCTACCGGTCCCTGCTGGCCGGCGGGGTCGTCGAGACGCTGCGCGAGCCGGACGAGCAGGGCCGCCGCGCGCGGCTCACCGTGGACCTGCAGGAGGACTTCGCGCTCAACCAGGCACTGTCGACGTTCGCGCTGGCGTCCTTCGAGCTGCTGGACGCCGGGTCGCCGACCTACCCCCTGGACGTGGTGTCCATCGTGGAGTCCACGCTGGACGATCCCCGGCAGATCCTGCACTCCCAGCTCAACAAGGCGCGCGGCGAGGCCGTGGCCCAGATGAAGGCCGACGGCGTCGAGTACGAGGAGCGCATGGAGCTGCTCACCGAGGTGACCTACCCCATGCCGCTGCAGGAGCTGCTGTTCGGCGCGTACGAGACCTACCGCCGCGGTCACCCCTGGGTCGGCGACCACGCCGTCAGCCCCAAGTCGGTGGTGCGCGACATGTACGAGCGCGCCATGACCTTCGGCGAGTACGTGCAGTACTACGAGCTGGCCCGCTCCGAAGGCGCCGTGCTGCGGTACCTCGCCGACGCCTACCGCACCCTGAGCCGCACCGTCCCCGACCACATGAAGACCGAGGAGCTGCACGACCTCATCGAGTGGCTCGGCGAGCTGGTCCGGCAGGTCGACTCCAGCCTCCTCGACGAGTGGGAGAAACTCCAGAACCCGGCCGACGAGGCGCTCGACCGTCCCGAGGAGGAGACGACCCGGCCGGTCACGGCCAACCGCCGCGCCTTCAGGGTCCTCGTGCGCAACGCCATGTTCCGCCTGGTCGAGCTGGCCGCGCGCGAGCGGTACGACGACCTGGAGGCCGCGGCGGACATCGACTGGGAGGAGCCGCTGGCGGCCTACTTCGAGGAGCACGACGAGATCCGCACCGGTCCCGACGCGCGCGGGCCGGCGCTGCTGATGATCGAGGAGGACGAGCATCTGTGGAACGTCCGCCAGATCATCGACGACCCGGCCGGCCATCACGACTGGGCCATCACGGCCCAGGTCGACCTCGCCGCCTCCGACGAGGAGGGCCAGGCCGTGATCCACGTGACCGGGCTGTCCCGGTTGTGA
- a CDS encoding hemerythrin domain-containing protein, whose translation MGTSGEDRLAAFGARLVEVHDALRDELDRLRDEAGAHLAGRGKRSRDLRAHCLAFCAAVERHHTGEDDGAFPELARGHPRLRPVIERLEHDHTMVAGLLRRMEALLDGVAPPVPETQAREVLGELDGLAAILESHFSYEERQIAAALDTLRVPAWTEVTPAFLRVPGDEETGG comes from the coding sequence ATGGGGACTTCCGGTGAGGATCGGCTGGCGGCGTTCGGTGCGCGGCTGGTCGAGGTGCACGACGCGTTACGGGACGAGCTCGACCGGTTGCGGGACGAGGCCGGGGCTCATCTGGCGGGCCGGGGGAAGCGGTCACGGGACCTGCGCGCGCACTGCCTGGCGTTCTGCGCGGCGGTCGAGCGACATCACACCGGTGAGGACGACGGCGCGTTCCCCGAGCTGGCGCGCGGCCATCCGCGGCTGCGGCCGGTGATCGAGCGGCTCGAACACGACCACACGATGGTGGCGGGCCTGCTGCGGCGCATGGAGGCCCTGCTCGACGGGGTCGCGCCGCCGGTGCCGGAGACGCAGGCACGCGAGGTGCTCGGCGAGCTGGACGGGCTGGCGGCGATCCTGGAGTCGCACTTCTCGTACGAGGAGCGGCAGATCGCGGCGGCGCTCGACACGCTGCGCGTCCCGGCGTGGACCGAGGTCACCCCGGCCTTCCTGCGGGTGCCGGGTGACGAGGAGACCGGCGGCTGA
- a CDS encoding SDR family oxidoreductase translates to MTNALITGANKGIGFEIAKELSGRGVTVLIGARDEERGRAAAERLGARHVRLDVTSEDSVKAAAAWIEEEYGTLDILVNNAGVIVPQDDIRPSATPLEVLRATYETNVFGVVAVTNAMMPLLRRAPAARIVNMSSGLGSLTLGSDPSSPYFDLNLMTYNSSKAALNMVTLAYAKELRDTTIKVNAADPGYCATDLNQHTGHRTAAQGAAIAVRLALLPGDGPSGAYMDDEGNIPW, encoded by the coding sequence ATGACGAACGCACTGATCACCGGAGCGAACAAGGGAATCGGCTTCGAGATCGCCAAGGAGCTGAGCGGACGGGGTGTCACGGTGCTGATCGGGGCCCGCGACGAGGAGCGAGGCCGCGCGGCGGCGGAAAGGCTCGGCGCGAGGCACGTCCGGCTGGACGTCACCTCGGAGGACTCGGTGAAGGCCGCCGCCGCCTGGATCGAGGAGGAGTACGGCACGCTGGACATCCTGGTCAACAACGCCGGCGTCATCGTCCCCCAGGACGACATCCGGCCGAGCGCCACCCCGCTGGAGGTGCTGCGCGCGACCTACGAGACGAACGTGTTCGGCGTGGTGGCCGTCACCAACGCCATGATGCCGCTGCTGCGCCGCGCGCCGGCCGCGAGGATCGTGAACATGTCCAGCGGCCTCGGGTCCCTCACCCTGGGCTCCGACCCGTCCTCGCCGTACTTCGACCTGAACCTGATGACGTACAACTCCTCCAAGGCCGCGCTCAACATGGTCACCCTGGCCTACGCCAAGGAGCTGCGCGACACCACCATCAAGGTCAACGCCGCCGACCCCGGGTACTGCGCGACCGACCTCAACCAGCACACCGGCCACCGCACCGCGGCGCAAGGCGCGGCGATCGCCGTACGGCTGGCGCTGCTCCCCGGCGACGGCCCGAGCGGCGCCTACATGGACGACGAGGGGAACATCCCGTGGTGA
- the dusB gene encoding tRNA dihydrouridine synthase DusB, which produces MKIGAIDVWPPVVLAPMAGVTNGPFRELCREQGGGLYVSEMITSRALVERNPKTMAMIRFGRDETPRSLQLYGVDPETVGRAVRVVAEEGLADHVDLNFGCPVPKVTRRGGGAALPYKRELLRAVLRAAVAGAGTLPVTMKMRKGIDDDHLTYLAAGRIAVEEGLSAITLHGRTAVQHYGGVADWDAIARLKDAVPEIPVLGNGDIWTAADALRMMDRTGCDGVVIGRGCLGRPWLFRDLNEVFDGGDAAAAPTLGEVAATMARHAHLLVECFGREPHGVLDFRKHVGWYLKGFTVGTELRRSLATASTLAELEAHLARLPAEQPWPGHAADGPRGASGGRTRVHLPEGWLDDPEARTVPVDAELDVSGG; this is translated from the coding sequence GTGAAGATAGGCGCGATAGATGTGTGGCCTCCTGTGGTGCTTGCGCCGATGGCGGGGGTCACCAACGGCCCCTTCCGTGAGCTGTGCCGTGAGCAGGGCGGCGGGCTGTACGTCTCCGAGATGATCACCAGCAGAGCGCTGGTCGAGCGGAACCCGAAGACGATGGCGATGATCCGCTTCGGGAGGGACGAGACGCCGCGCAGCCTCCAGTTGTACGGCGTCGACCCCGAGACCGTCGGCCGGGCCGTGCGCGTCGTCGCCGAGGAAGGGCTGGCCGACCACGTCGACCTGAACTTCGGTTGCCCGGTGCCGAAGGTCACGCGGCGCGGCGGCGGTGCGGCGCTGCCGTACAAACGCGAACTGCTGCGGGCCGTGCTGCGGGCCGCGGTGGCCGGCGCCGGCACGCTGCCGGTGACCATGAAGATGCGCAAAGGCATCGACGACGACCACTTGACCTACCTGGCTGCCGGCCGGATCGCCGTGGAGGAGGGGCTGAGTGCGATCACGCTGCACGGCCGCACGGCGGTGCAGCACTACGGCGGCGTGGCCGACTGGGACGCCATCGCGCGGCTCAAGGACGCCGTGCCGGAGATCCCGGTGCTCGGCAACGGCGACATCTGGACCGCCGCCGACGCGCTGCGCATGATGGACCGCACCGGCTGCGACGGCGTCGTGATCGGCCGGGGCTGCCTCGGCCGTCCCTGGCTGTTCCGCGACCTGAACGAGGTGTTCGACGGCGGCGACGCCGCCGCGGCCCCCACTCTCGGTGAGGTCGCCGCCACCATGGCCCGCCACGCGCACCTGCTGGTGGAGTGCTTCGGCCGCGAGCCGCACGGCGTGCTGGACTTCCGCAAACACGTCGGCTGGTACCTCAAGGGCTTCACCGTCGGCACCGAGCTGCGCCGCTCCCTCGCCACCGCGAGCACTCTCGCCGAGCTGGAAGCCCATCTCGCGCGCCTGCCGGCTGAGCAGCCGTGGCCGGGCCACGCAGCCGACGGCCCCCGCGGCGCGTCAGGCGGCCGTACCCGCGTCCACCTCCCCGAGGGCTGGCTCGACGACCCCGAGGCCCGCACCGTGCCGGTGGACGCCGAGCTGGACGTCTCAGGCGGCTGA
- a CDS encoding helix-turn-helix transcriptional regulator, giving the protein MNREDLAGFLRDRRAKVRPYDVGLPDGGRRRTPGLRRQEVAQLAGMSVDYYIRLEQARGPVPSRQVLNALSRALMLTTDERAHLYNLACPTPLRPAAGPRQDVPPGIRRLLAQMTDVPAYVVDARYEILAWNALASALMGDLESVPADRRNVVRWVFTSPSLREHMASEEKSRFARLCVADLRAAAARYPEDKGIGDLVAEMRAVSPEFAALWAAHEVAVRRDQPKRLEHPLVGPLDVVCQVLDVPDRDQRLVVYTVEPGSPSMRALRRLREMTEAGVPPVVCMPGPAMEPAVREAARRGPS; this is encoded by the coding sequence ATGAACCGTGAGGATCTGGCCGGGTTCCTGCGCGACCGCCGCGCCAAGGTGCGGCCGTACGACGTGGGGCTCCCCGACGGGGGACGCAGGCGCACGCCGGGGCTGCGGCGGCAGGAGGTCGCGCAGCTCGCCGGGATGTCGGTGGACTACTACATCAGGCTGGAGCAGGCCAGGGGCCCCGTGCCGTCCCGGCAGGTGCTGAACGCGCTCAGCCGGGCCCTGATGCTCACCACCGACGAGCGGGCCCATCTGTACAACCTGGCGTGTCCCACGCCGCTGCGTCCCGCCGCCGGACCGAGGCAGGACGTGCCACCCGGCATCCGGCGGCTGCTCGCGCAGATGACGGACGTCCCGGCGTACGTCGTGGACGCGCGGTACGAGATCCTCGCGTGGAACGCGCTGGCGTCCGCGCTGATGGGAGACCTGGAGTCGGTGCCGGCCGACCGCCGCAACGTGGTGCGGTGGGTGTTCACCTCGCCGTCCCTGCGTGAGCACATGGCGAGCGAGGAGAAGAGCCGTTTCGCACGGCTGTGCGTGGCGGACCTGCGGGCCGCCGCGGCGCGGTACCCCGAGGACAAGGGGATCGGCGACCTGGTGGCCGAGATGCGCGCGGTGAGCCCGGAGTTCGCGGCGCTGTGGGCCGCGCACGAGGTGGCGGTGCGGCGCGACCAGCCGAAACGGCTGGAGCATCCCCTGGTGGGGCCGCTGGACGTGGTGTGCCAGGTGCTGGACGTCCCCGACCGGGACCAGCGCCTCGTGGTGTACACCGTGGAGCCCGGCTCGCCGTCCATGCGCGCGCTGCGGCGGCTGCGGGAGATGACGGAGGCCGGGGTCCCCCCGGTGGTGTGCATGCCGGGGCCGGCGATGGAGCCGGCCGTCCGCGAGGCGGCCCGGCGGGGACCGTCCTGA
- a CDS encoding macrolide family glycosyltransferase, whose translation MRTGQHIIMVGCTAPSHIYPSLGVVRELVDRGHRVSYVVGEPLRELVAGTGAEVVAHPSRLPLGDEAWPQDPADAMRVFLDEAVAVFPGLTERFDGDRPDLILYDIGGLAGPVLGVRYGVTAVQLSPTYVAWEGYEADMAEVMAAIRGSAPGKAYHAAFGGWLRENGIGTDAWEWLGSPGDVIALIPRVMQPYAEKVPPRVRFAGPCLDPARVAESAWVPPRDGRRVLLVSFGTAYTEQPHVYRACFEAFAGSDWHVVMAIGDRVDPAVLGTPPPGVEVHRRVPQPAVLEVASAFVTHAGMGSCAESLWYGVPTVAIPQAVDQFGNAERLEELGVGVRLPGDRVDAVTLREAVEHVAGSADVAARVADLRAAVRAEGGIGRAVAAVESFMT comes from the coding sequence ATGCGTACTGGTCAGCACATCATCATGGTCGGCTGCACCGCGCCGAGCCATATCTATCCCTCCCTGGGGGTCGTCAGGGAACTCGTCGACCGGGGACACCGGGTCAGCTACGTCGTCGGGGAGCCGCTGCGCGAGCTGGTGGCCGGCACCGGAGCCGAGGTGGTGGCGCATCCGTCGCGGCTGCCGCTCGGCGACGAGGCGTGGCCGCAGGACCCCGCCGACGCGATGCGGGTGTTCCTGGACGAGGCGGTCGCGGTGTTCCCGGGGCTGACCGAGAGGTTCGACGGGGATCGGCCCGATCTGATCCTCTACGACATCGGCGGGCTCGCCGGGCCGGTGCTCGGGGTGCGGTACGGCGTCACGGCCGTGCAGCTCTCCCCCACCTATGTGGCGTGGGAGGGGTACGAGGCCGACATGGCGGAGGTGATGGCCGCGATCCGGGGGTCGGCGCCGGGGAAGGCGTATCACGCGGCGTTCGGCGGGTGGCTCCGGGAGAACGGGATCGGCACCGACGCCTGGGAGTGGCTCGGGTCACCCGGGGACGTGATCGCGCTGATCCCGCGGGTCATGCAGCCGTACGCGGAGAAGGTCCCGCCACGGGTGCGGTTCGCGGGGCCGTGCCTGGATCCGGCGCGGGTCGCGGAGAGTGCGTGGGTGCCGCCTCGGGACGGCCGGCGGGTGCTGCTCGTCTCGTTCGGGACGGCCTACACCGAGCAGCCGCACGTCTACCGGGCCTGCTTCGAGGCGTTCGCGGGGTCGGACTGGCATGTGGTGATGGCGATCGGGGACCGGGTCGACCCCGCCGTCCTCGGGACGCCGCCTCCGGGGGTCGAGGTGCACCGCAGGGTGCCGCAGCCGGCCGTGCTGGAGGTGGCGTCGGCGTTCGTCACGCACGCCGGCATGGGGAGCTGCGCGGAGTCGCTCTGGTACGGGGTCCCGACCGTGGCGATCCCGCAGGCCGTGGACCAGTTCGGGAACGCCGAGCGGCTGGAGGAGCTCGGCGTGGGGGTCCGGCTTCCCGGTGACCGGGTCGACGCGGTGACCTTGCGGGAGGCGGTGGAACACGTGGCGGGCTCGGCGGACGTCGCGGCCCGTGTGGCGGACCTGCGGGCCGCCGTACGAGCGGAAGGCGGGATCGGCCGGGCCGTGGCGGCCGTGGAGTCGTTCATGACCTGA